A window of the Dictyoglomus sp. genome harbors these coding sequences:
- the plsX gene encoding phosphate acyltransferase PlsX, which translates to MVIALDAMGGDFAPYEIIKGAVECAKEFKIKTILVGKSEQIKEELKKYDYPQDLIEIHHASQVIEMKEHPAFAVREKEDSSIVVSIKLLRDKKVDAVVSAGNTGAVMSSALLYLGRISGIKRPAIATIIPTLSGKPSLLLDIGANVDCKKEYLEQFAIMGKVYMEEVFNILSPRIGLLNIGEEEGKGNILSQETYALLKSNPLLNFVGNVEGKDLFNSLADVIVCDGFVGNVCIKTAEGVADALFTLLSSELKSSLWSKILAGMLIPKFRNVKKKLDYSEYGGAPLLGVNGIVIISHGRSKAKAIKNAIKLAQQVKNQNLVEKIKSGISLIRREENEREI; encoded by the coding sequence ATGGTAATTGCTTTAGATGCGATGGGTGGAGATTTTGCTCCCTATGAGATAATAAAAGGAGCTGTTGAATGTGCAAAAGAATTCAAAATAAAAACAATATTGGTAGGAAAAAGCGAGCAGATAAAGGAAGAATTAAAAAAATATGACTATCCTCAAGATCTTATTGAAATTCATCACGCATCTCAAGTTATAGAAATGAAAGAACATCCTGCTTTTGCAGTAAGAGAAAAGGAAGATTCTTCAATAGTTGTTTCTATAAAACTTCTTAGAGACAAAAAAGTTGATGCTGTAGTTTCTGCAGGAAATACTGGTGCTGTAATGAGTTCTGCTCTTCTTTATCTTGGAAGAATTTCGGGTATTAAAAGACCTGCTATTGCTACTATAATTCCCACTCTTTCTGGTAAACCTTCTCTTTTACTAGATATTGGAGCAAATGTAGATTGTAAAAAAGAATATTTAGAACAATTTGCTATTATGGGTAAAGTATATATGGAGGAAGTATTTAATATTTTAAGTCCTAGGATAGGACTTTTAAACATCGGCGAAGAAGAAGGCAAAGGAAATATTCTTTCTCAGGAAACTTATGCTCTCTTGAAAAGTAATCCTTTACTAAATTTTGTAGGAAACGTGGAAGGTAAAGATTTGTTTAATTCTTTAGCAGATGTAATTGTATGCGACGGATTTGTAGGCAATGTTTGTATAAAAACTGCTGAAGGGGTTGCAGATGCTTTGTTTACTCTATTATCTTCTGAATTGAAGTCATCTCTCTGGAGCAAAATACTTGCAGGAATGTTAATACCTAAATTTAGAAATGTAAAAAAGAAACTAGATTACAGTGAATATGGTGGTGCACCTCTTCTTGGGGTAAATGGAATTGTAATAATATCCCATGGGAGATCTAAAGCAAAAGCAATAAAAAATGCTATTAAATTGGCTCAACAGGTAAAAAATCAAAATTTAGTAGAGAAAATTAAGAGTGGAATTTCTCTTATAAGGAGGGAAGAAAATGAGCGAGAAATTTGA
- the rsmI gene encoding 16S rRNA (cytidine(1402)-2'-O)-methyltransferase yields the protein MGKLYVIATPIGNLKDITLRALETLKECDILAVEDTRHTLKLLNYYNIKKKMISYHKYNEKERIKILMKFLIEEDMKVGLVSNAGTPCISDPGYVIVKEARERGIEVISVCGPSAITSALSVSGLPSDHFLFYGFLPKKEKDREKVLEEIKEKKIETFILFESPKRIISLARSIYKIFPSSKVCFCNDLTKIHEKIYYGPIKIVLEQLENNPFSHLGEYTVIVYNEYERENKEVIIEALIVETMIKNNLDLKSAMEYVSKKYKISKKEVYNKVLNIKSLFKE from the coding sequence ATGGGAAAGCTTTACGTAATTGCGACTCCTATTGGAAATTTAAAAGATATAACTTTGAGAGCCTTAGAAACTCTTAAAGAATGTGACATTTTAGCGGTTGAAGATACGAGACATACTTTAAAATTACTCAATTATTATAATATCAAAAAAAAGATGATTTCTTACCATAAATATAATGAGAAAGAGAGAATAAAGATATTAATGAAATTTTTAATTGAAGAAGATATGAAGGTGGGTTTAGTATCAAACGCTGGAACCCCATGTATTTCAGATCCAGGATATGTAATTGTAAAAGAAGCAAGAGAAAGAGGAATAGAGGTTATTAGCGTATGTGGTCCCTCTGCTATTACCTCTGCTTTATCTGTTTCTGGCCTTCCCTCCGATCATTTTCTATTTTATGGCTTTCTGCCTAAAAAAGAAAAAGATAGAGAGAAAGTCCTTGAAGAAATAAAAGAAAAGAAAATAGAAACTTTTATTTTATTTGAATCACCTAAAAGAATAATTTCATTGGCAAGATCGATTTACAAAATATTCCCCTCTTCAAAGGTATGCTTTTGTAATGATTTGACAAAAATTCATGAAAAAATATACTATGGTCCAATTAAAATTGTTTTGGAACAATTAGAAAATAATCCCTTTTCTCATTTAGGAGAATATACAGTTATAGTATATAATGAATATGAAAGAGAAAATAAAGAAGTAATAATAGAAGCTTTAATAGTAGAAACAATGATAAAGAACAATCTAGATCTAAAATCTGCTATGGAATATGTTTCAAAAAAATATAAAATCTCCAAGAAAGAAGTCTATAATAAAGTTTTAAATATAAAATCTTTATTTAAGGAGTAA
- a CDS encoding Rmt family 16S rRNA (guanine(1405)-N(7))-methyltransferase: MQKDLISKILNSKKYRHICPDVVINIYEIESKKFKKQKDILKSVKRRLHQIYGSFLKPYEYRKIEKYLDLISDNNLKNICKKILEIHTSTKERLSFYEDLYREIFEVTGIPKSISDLACGLNPFSIPFMNLNKSINYFAYDIDEQLINLINKFFKIMNFPSLGICQDIIFNPPYENTDLCFIFKFLPIIEKIKRNFILEFLKGLNSRFIIISFPLKSLTGKEKGMLEHYNKFYITIIEKFFKILKSISFQNEIFIIIGK; the protein is encoded by the coding sequence ATGCAAAAAGATTTAATATCAAAAATTTTAAATAGTAAAAAGTACAGGCATATCTGTCCTGATGTAGTAATAAATATTTATGAAATAGAAAGTAAAAAATTTAAGAAACAGAAAGATATTTTGAAGTCTGTTAAGCGAAGATTACATCAGATATATGGTTCTTTTTTAAAACCTTATGAATATAGGAAAATTGAGAAATATTTAGACTTAATATCTGATAACAATTTAAAGAATATTTGTAAAAAGATATTAGAAATTCATACATCTACTAAAGAGAGACTATCTTTTTATGAAGATCTTTATAGAGAAATTTTTGAGGTTACAGGAATTCCTAAAAGTATTTCGGATCTTGCTTGTGGGCTTAATCCTTTTTCTATTCCTTTTATGAATCTAAATAAATCAATAAACTATTTTGCATATGATATTGATGAGCAACTTATAAATTTAATAAACAAGTTTTTTAAAATAATGAATTTTCCATCTCTTGGAATCTGCCAGGATATAATTTTCAACCCTCCTTATGAAAATACAGATTTATGTTTTATTTTTAAATTTCTTCCTATTATTGAGAAAATAAAAAGGAATTTTATATTAGAATTTTTAAAGGGTTTAAATTCTAGATTCATTATAATATCTTTTCCTTTAAAAAGTCTAACAGGTAAAGAAAAAGGAATGTTAGAGCATTATAATAAATTTTATATAACTATAATCGAAAAATTCTTTAAAATTTTAAAAAGCATTTCTTTTCAAAATGAGATTTTTATAATCATAGGAAAATAG
- the tgt gene encoding tRNA guanosine(34) transglycosylase Tgt, producing MRKLVLSLPSGDFPLPNFLPDGTKGVVRSLDSQDLLNIGVEGLVFNTYHLMLKPGVSVIKDFGGLKNFINWKGIILTDSGGFQLFSIIRENSKLGTIREEGVIFKPDNNKKIILTPEKVIQNQFILKSDIMMILDYCTHPNDSYEINKLAVKLTVNWGKRCKVEYEKYIKNIEGKKPLIFGIIQGGINRELRKECAESLIEIGFHGFGFGGYPIDKKGNLIIDILQYTAELIPNNLPKYAMGIGKPENIVLCRKLGYDLFDCVIPTRFARRGELFIFNDNLDRLNIEDKEFYTLINILDEKYIRDKKPISEFCDCYSCKNYSRAFLHHLFIIEDPLAFRLATIHNLRFYMKLMELLCKKI from the coding sequence ATGAGAAAGTTAGTTTTAAGTTTACCAAGTGGAGATTTTCCCCTTCCTAATTTTCTTCCTGACGGAACAAAGGGAGTCGTACGTTCTTTAGACTCTCAGGATCTTCTCAATATTGGTGTAGAAGGCTTAGTTTTCAACACCTATCATCTCATGTTAAAGCCTGGAGTCTCTGTAATAAAGGATTTTGGGGGTTTAAAAAATTTTATAAATTGGAAAGGAATTATCTTGACTGATTCTGGTGGATTTCAATTATTTTCAATAATAAGAGAAAATTCGAAATTGGGAACCATAAGAGAGGAGGGAGTGATATTTAAGCCAGATAATAACAAAAAAATTATTCTTACACCTGAAAAGGTAATTCAAAATCAATTCATTCTAAAATCTGATATCATGATGATATTAGACTATTGTACTCATCCTAATGATTCCTATGAAATAAACAAATTAGCGGTTAAATTAACCGTAAATTGGGGAAAAAGATGTAAAGTAGAATATGAAAAATACATTAAAAATATAGAAGGAAAGAAACCATTAATTTTTGGAATAATACAGGGTGGAATTAATAGGGAATTAAGAAAAGAGTGTGCAGAGTCTCTAATAGAAATTGGATTTCATGGATTTGGTTTTGGAGGATATCCTATTGATAAAAAGGGAAATCTTATTATAGACATTCTTCAATATACGGCAGAACTTATACCCAATAATCTTCCAAAGTATGCTATGGGAATAGGAAAGCCAGAAAATATAGTCCTTTGTAGAAAATTAGGTTACGATCTTTTTGATTGTGTAATACCAACAAGATTTGCGAGAAGAGGAGAATTGTTTATATTTAATGATAATCTAGATAGGCTAAATATTGAAGATAAAGAGTTTTATACTTTAATAAATATCTTAGATGAAAAATATATTAGAGATAAAAAACCTATTTCAGAATTTTGTGATTGCTATTCCTGCAAGAATTATAGTAGAGCATTTTTACATCATTTATTTATAATTGAGGATCCCTTGGCTTTTAGACTTGCTACAATTCATAATCTCAGATTTTACATGAAATTAATGGAACTTTTATGCAAAAAGATTTAA
- a CDS encoding DUF1732 domain-containing protein gives MRGMTASCYKEISIGTLKLYIEFKGYNHRFLETKISLPQSLTFLEKHFLEKIKKTIKRGLVIFSLRIINNVDILPKINTIFLEEILKEIEKITKKPEKIEDWKIILGNPQIFMMEPRTFSEEEITIIKEEFDKLLELFVEEKKKEGEDIEKSVQVCLRNIEENLRKIEEEDIHFRSEIKNILHKKIEEWNITIEKERLLQEMALILMKSDINEELERLKSFVEKFKSQMTKDEYIGKYLDFIVQEMIREINTLSSKASKTKIIEYALEIKNELERIRELISNVE, from the coding sequence ATGAGAGGAATGACCGCTTCATGTTATAAAGAAATTTCCATTGGAACTCTTAAATTATATATAGAGTTTAAGGGATATAACCACCGATTCTTAGAAACTAAAATTAGTCTTCCTCAAAGTTTAACATTTTTAGAAAAGCACTTTTTAGAAAAAATAAAGAAGACCATAAAAAGGGGACTTGTTATTTTTTCCTTAAGAATAATCAATAATGTTGATATTCTTCCCAAAATAAATACTATTTTTTTGGAAGAAATCTTGAAGGAAATTGAAAAAATAACTAAAAAGCCTGAAAAAATAGAAGATTGGAAGATAATTTTGGGAAATCCCCAAATATTTATGATGGAACCAAGAACTTTTAGTGAAGAAGAAATAACTATAATCAAAGAAGAGTTTGATAAACTTTTAGAACTTTTTGTTGAGGAGAAGAAAAAAGAAGGAGAAGATATTGAGAAATCAGTACAAGTATGTTTAAGAAATATAGAAGAAAATTTAAGAAAAATTGAAGAAGAAGATATACATTTTCGCTCCGAGATTAAAAATATTCTTCATAAAAAGATAGAGGAATGGAACATAACCATAGAAAAAGAAAGACTTCTTCAAGAGATGGCATTAATTCTCATGAAGTCAGATATAAATGAAGAATTAGAAAGACTTAAAAGTTTTGTTGAAAAATTTAAATCTCAAATGACGAAAGATGAATATATTGGAAAGTATTTGGACTTTATTGTACAAGAAATGATTAGAGAAATAAATACTCTTTCGAGCAAAGCTTCAAAAACGAAAATTATTGAATATGCCTTAGAAATTAAAAATGAACTGGAAAGGATAAGAGAATTAATATCAAATGTAGAATAG
- a CDS encoding DUF370 domain-containing protein, which produces MRVKLINIGFGNMVVSSRIVAIISPDSAPIKRFLADARERNELIDATYGRKTRAVLVLDSGHIVLSALHPETIASRIEGTNEEEEK; this is translated from the coding sequence ATAAGAGTTAAATTGATAAATATTGGATTTGGGAATATGGTTGTAAGTTCAAGAATTGTAGCTATAATTAGTCCTGATTCTGCTCCCATAAAAAGATTTTTAGCGGATGCTCGAGAAAGAAATGAACTTATTGATGCTACTTATGGGAGAAAAACACGAGCAGTATTAGTATTAGATAGTGGGCATATAGTTTTATCTGCGCTTCATCCAGAAACTATTGCCTCAAGAATTGAGGGAACAAACGAAGAGGAAGAAAAATGA
- the gmk gene encoding guanylate kinase encodes MKKLGILFVLSGPSGVGKDAILERLLREVPNLVKSISVTTRPMRIGEKNGEDYFFVDEETFKSMVERKEFLEWAKVHSYLYGTPREFVEKNLNEGKDVLLKIDVQGGLNIKKNFKNAVLIFIVPPTLKELKNRLLKRETEKIEDLDIRWKNVPLEISKIFYYDYLVVNSDINSAVEEVKAIITAERCRLTKEKAEYWIKKLGGEEDEGTINR; translated from the coding sequence ATGAAAAAGTTAGGAATTCTTTTTGTTCTTTCAGGTCCATCAGGAGTTGGTAAAGATGCTATATTAGAAAGATTACTAAGAGAAGTACCCAATTTAGTTAAATCAATTTCCGTAACAACACGTCCAATGAGAATAGGTGAAAAAAATGGAGAGGATTATTTTTTTGTAGACGAAGAAACTTTCAAGAGCATGGTAGAAAGAAAAGAATTTTTAGAATGGGCAAAAGTTCATTCATATTTGTATGGAACTCCAAGAGAATTTGTGGAAAAAAATTTGAATGAAGGAAAAGATGTTTTATTAAAGATTGATGTTCAGGGAGGATTGAATATTAAAAAAAATTTTAAAAATGCAGTATTAATTTTCATTGTTCCTCCTACTCTAAAAGAACTTAAAAATAGATTGTTAAAGAGAGAAACAGAAAAAATAGAAGATCTTGATATAAGATGGAAGAATGTACCTCTTGAAATTTCTAAAATTTTTTATTATGATTATCTAGTTGTAAATTCTGATATAAATTCTGCAGTAGAAGAGGTAAAAGCAATAATTACTGCAGAAAGATGCAGATTGACAAAAGAAAAAGCAGAATACTGGATTAAGAAATTAGGAGGTGAAGAAGATGAAGGAACCATCAATAGATAA
- the rpoZ gene encoding DNA-directed RNA polymerase subunit omega, whose product MKEPSIDKLLKKVPNKYILTVLASKRARQINEELKFLRQIMAKDVLTLALEEIINDKVTYEEEEL is encoded by the coding sequence ATGAAGGAACCATCAATAGATAAATTATTAAAGAAAGTTCCAAATAAATATATTTTAACAGTATTAGCTTCAAAAAGAGCGAGACAAATTAATGAAGAGCTTAAATTTTTAAGACAAATTATGGCAAAAGATGTATTAACTCTAGCTCTTGAAGAGATAATTAACGATAAAGTAACTTATGAGGAGGAAGAGCTATAA
- the priA gene encoding primosomal protein N', whose translation MLISKVILFDTRIPEKDFLYYSIPEEFKKDNLIGNAVIVPLKKRKVLGYIWDLLEDSILKDSISIKPVYLILKKIPSLPKSLISLINWISEYYENSLYKSANYIFPSGVELKIKRKFKRKEYSGVRLTKKQELLLEYLKEEKSLEDIKKNLKVSENLIKKLINMNLIEEEIELEIIEKHPRKEFFYEPRASDWNIKKEIVDECEKFKENTNNIPYLLLIENRRERWEYYLKLIKDYFNEGKQILVIFPTLNSLQDFQTFLIERIPIRFYTFHGFLTPAQSYQIFKISGTESPLLVISTGKGIFLPFNNLGTIILDEEENEVYNLREREPRFDIGKVVLKRAELEKIPVFLGSSSPSVSSFYNFLRGKFLFYRKTSSKCKITILSMRKEKGSVLSYYSIMKITETLKSQKQVFFLLNRLGYSTYIQCQDCGYTFYCPYCSTSLVYHSDKLELKCSYCGYRISSITTCPKCDGYSFTYGGIGTEKLENYLKRIFPKSLVQRWDSDWEVKDESLLHKSQMIVGTSLIVPWIPRLNVGLLIIINLDNFLHVPDFSTAEKTFNLLRRILSDFPGKEIIIQTFSPNHYLLNSLKKNSYNIFLHHELNLRKTLKYPPFSTLHQILLIGEDEEELIWAGDRIRKRLEENLENIEILGPAPYFPYILRGKYRYQILVKVLDEKNILRNLSELVLKDDIFSSYKVIINKDVKEIL comes from the coding sequence GTGCTGATATCTAAAGTAATTCTTTTTGATACTAGAATTCCTGAAAAAGATTTCCTTTACTATTCTATACCTGAAGAATTTAAAAAGGATAACTTAATAGGAAATGCTGTTATTGTTCCATTAAAAAAAAGAAAGGTATTAGGTTATATTTGGGACTTATTAGAAGATAGTATCCTTAAAGATTCTATTTCCATTAAACCTGTTTATTTAATTTTAAAGAAAATTCCTTCTCTTCCTAAATCTCTAATTTCTCTTATTAATTGGATTAGCGAGTATTATGAAAATTCTCTTTACAAATCTGCGAATTATATTTTTCCTTCTGGGGTTGAATTAAAAATAAAGAGAAAGTTTAAAAGAAAAGAATATTCTGGTGTAAGACTCACAAAAAAACAAGAGCTACTTTTAGAATATTTAAAGGAGGAAAAGTCCTTAGAAGATATAAAAAAGAATTTAAAAGTATCTGAAAATTTAATTAAAAAATTGATAAATATGAATTTAATAGAAGAGGAAATAGAATTAGAAATCATTGAAAAACATCCTAGAAAAGAGTTTTTCTATGAACCAAGAGCTAGCGATTGGAATATTAAAAAAGAAATCGTAGATGAATGTGAGAAATTTAAAGAAAATACTAATAATATTCCATATTTGCTTCTTATAGAAAATAGGAGAGAAAGATGGGAATATTATTTAAAATTAATAAAAGATTATTTTAATGAAGGAAAACAAATACTAGTGATTTTTCCTACGTTAAATTCTCTCCAAGATTTTCAAACTTTCTTAATAGAAAGAATTCCGATAAGATTTTATACCTTTCATGGTTTTCTCACTCCTGCTCAGTCTTATCAAATTTTTAAAATCTCAGGAACAGAAAGTCCTTTATTAGTAATATCAACAGGAAAAGGAATTTTTTTGCCTTTTAATAACCTCGGAACAATTATTCTAGATGAAGAAGAGAATGAAGTTTATAATCTAAGAGAGAGAGAACCTCGTTTTGATATAGGGAAGGTAGTGTTAAAGAGAGCAGAGTTAGAAAAAATACCAGTTTTTCTAGGAAGTAGCTCACCTTCGGTTTCCTCATTTTATAATTTTTTACGAGGTAAATTCCTGTTTTACAGAAAAACCTCTTCAAAATGTAAAATTACGATTTTAAGCATGAGAAAAGAGAAGGGTAGCGTATTATCCTATTATTCTATAATGAAGATAACTGAAACCTTAAAATCTCAAAAACAAGTATTTTTTCTCCTGAATCGATTAGGTTATTCTACCTACATTCAGTGTCAGGATTGTGGTTATACCTTTTATTGTCCTTACTGTAGTACTTCTCTTGTTTATCACTCTGATAAATTAGAGTTAAAATGTTCCTATTGTGGTTATAGAATATCCTCTATAACCACTTGTCCTAAGTGTGACGGTTATAGTTTTACATATGGAGGAATAGGAACGGAGAAATTAGAAAACTATTTAAAAAGAATTTTTCCGAAGAGTTTAGTTCAAAGATGGGATAGTGACTGGGAAGTAAAAGATGAGAGTCTATTACATAAAAGCCAAATGATTGTTGGTACTTCTCTTATTGTACCTTGGATTCCTAGACTTAATGTAGGCTTGTTAATTATAATAAATCTAGATAATTTTCTACATGTTCCTGATTTTTCTACCGCAGAGAAAACTTTTAATTTATTAAGAAGAATATTAAGTGATTTTCCAGGAAAGGAAATAATAATACAAACTTTTTCTCCTAATCATTATTTATTAAACTCATTAAAAAAGAATTCATATAATATATTTCTTCATCACGAACTAAATTTAAGAAAAACTTTGAAATATCCTCCTTTTTCTACTCTTCATCAAATTCTTTTAATAGGAGAAGATGAAGAGGAACTTATTTGGGCAGGAGATAGGATAAGAAAAAGATTAGAAGAGAATTTAGAAAATATTGAAATTCTAGGACCTGCACCTTATTTTCCATATATTTTAAGAGGAAAGTATAGATATCAGATTCTTGTAAAGGTTTTGGATGAAAAAAATATTCTTAGAAATCTTTCAGAATTAGTTCTTAAAGATGATATCTTTTCAAGTTATAAAGTTATAATAAATAAAGATGTAAAAGAAATTTTGTAA
- the def gene encoding peptide deformylase produces the protein MVLKILTIENPILRKKAKKIERIDEEVKKLAEDMLETMKSYNGVGLAATQIGKNVRLIVVNYDEKDYIFINPEIIKKEGENIDIEGCLSIPGVEIPVKRADKILLKYQNLKGRELIMEATDLFARIIQHEIDHLDGILIIDKIEEDVKT, from the coding sequence ATGGTACTTAAAATTCTCACTATTGAAAATCCTATATTAAGAAAAAAAGCAAAAAAGATAGAAAGAATAGATGAGGAAGTCAAAAAATTAGCAGAGGATATGTTAGAAACCATGAAATCCTATAATGGTGTTGGTCTTGCTGCTACCCAGATTGGAAAAAATGTAAGATTAATTGTTGTAAATTACGACGAAAAAGATTATATTTTTATAAATCCTGAAATCATTAAAAAGGAAGGAGAAAATATTGATATAGAGGGATGTTTGAGTATTCCTGGAGTTGAAATTCCTGTAAAGAGAGCAGATAAAATTCTTCTAAAATATCAAAACCTCAAAGGAAGAGAATTAATTATGGAAGCTACTGATCTCTTCGCAAGAATTATTCAACATGAGATTGATCACCTAGATGGGATATTAATTATCGATAAGATAGAAGAGGATGTTAAAACATGA
- the fmt gene encoding methionyl-tRNA formyltransferase produces MNIIFFGTPIFARIILEKLYEKENIIAVFTQPDKPKGRGKKIEFSPVKKFALEKNIKLFQPETLKDKEIEDIISELKPDIFVVASYGKIIPENLLNIPPYGGINVHASLLPKYRGASPIERALWNCEEETGVCIMQMEKGLDTGPIWSERRIKIDPEDNRETLTLKLANLGGELLLETLPIIKERKITPKPQDNSLATYAHKISSSEEKIDWNKPVKRIWCQIRALSPEPGAYTYFRGNLLKILRAHYSNEKIEEFPIGSIIFIDKKQGFAVKGIDGILWVLEVKPENKKKMSAVDFINGYRLNIGEKLE; encoded by the coding sequence ATGAATATTATATTTTTTGGCACACCTATCTTTGCAAGAATAATATTAGAAAAACTTTATGAGAAAGAAAATATAATAGCTGTATTTACTCAACCAGATAAACCAAAGGGAAGAGGCAAGAAAATTGAATTTTCTCCTGTTAAGAAATTTGCTTTAGAGAAGAATATAAAACTATTCCAGCCAGAAACCTTAAAAGATAAAGAAATTGAAGATATTATATCAGAATTAAAGCCTGATATTTTTGTTGTAGCATCTTATGGGAAAATTATTCCTGAAAACTTATTAAATATTCCTCCATATGGTGGGATAAATGTTCATGCTTCTCTACTTCCAAAGTATAGAGGAGCTTCTCCCATTGAGAGAGCATTATGGAATTGCGAAGAAGAGACTGGTGTTTGTATCATGCAGATGGAAAAAGGCTTAGATACAGGTCCCATTTGGAGTGAAAGAAGAATTAAAATTGATCCTGAAGATAATAGAGAAACTTTAACATTAAAATTAGCAAATTTAGGGGGTGAACTTCTTTTAGAAACTTTGCCTATAATTAAAGAAAGAAAAATAACGCCTAAGCCTCAAGATAACAGTCTTGCGACTTATGCTCATAAAATTTCTTCTTCTGAAGAGAAAATAGATTGGAACAAGCCTGTAAAAAGAATATGGTGTCAGATAAGGGCCTTATCTCCTGAACCCGGTGCTTATACTTATTTTAGAGGAAATCTACTAAAGATTCTAAGAGCTCACTATTCAAATGAAAAAATAGAAGAGTTTCCTATAGGTAGTATAATATTTATAGATAAAAAACAGGGATTTGCGGTAAAGGGAATTGATGGTATACTTTGGGTTTTAGAAGTAAAGCCTGAAAATAAGAAAAAGATGTCTGCTGTAGATTTTATTAATGGCTATCGTCTAAATATAGGTGAAAAATTAGAATAA
- a CDS encoding zinc metallopeptidase: MFLFDPTYIILLPALILSIYASWKVRSTFSYFSQIPNSRGITGVEAARILLRSLGLYDVKIELTPGSLTDHYDPRTKTLRLSEPVYYSQSISALGVCAHEIGHAIQHAEGYLPLAFRSTLVPVATLGTNMAFPLFFIGFLFGSPSLMNLGILAFSLGVIFYLITLPVELNASKRARELLLSSGMITAREAEGVKAVLNSAALTYLAAAAMALLQLLRLILLANMRRRD; encoded by the coding sequence ATGTTTCTATTTGATCCAACATATATAATATTGTTACCTGCCTTAATACTTTCCATTTATGCCAGTTGGAAAGTAAGATCTACCTTCTCTTATTTTTCTCAAATTCCCAATTCTCGAGGAATAACTGGTGTAGAAGCAGCAAGAATTTTATTAAGATCTTTGGGGTTATATGATGTGAAAATAGAATTAACTCCTGGTTCCCTTACAGATCATTATGATCCGAGGACAAAAACATTAAGACTTTCAGAGCCTGTTTATTATTCCCAATCTATCTCTGCTCTTGGTGTTTGTGCTCATGAAATTGGCCATGCAATTCAACATGCAGAAGGTTATTTACCATTAGCTTTTCGTTCTACACTAGTCCCTGTAGCAACTCTAGGAACAAATATGGCTTTTCCTCTTTTCTTTATAGGATTCTTATTTGGAAGTCCATCTTTAATGAATCTTGGAATTCTTGCTTTTTCTCTTGGTGTAATCTTCTATCTTATTACTCTTCCTGTAGAGCTTAATGCAAGTAAGAGAGCAAGAGAACTTTTATTATCTTCAGGCATGATAACAGCAAGAGAAGCGGAAGGAGTAAAGGCAGTATTAAATTCTGCTGCATTGACTTATCTTGCTGCAGCTGCAATGGCTCTTCTCCAGTTATTAAGATTAATACTTTTAGCTAATATGAGAAGAAGAGATTAA